In Melanotaenia boesemani isolate fMelBoe1 chromosome 1, fMelBoe1.pri, whole genome shotgun sequence, the genomic window GTCGACTCTGCAACAACAAACTCACGTTTGCCACCTTGGAGGCTCGTCTGAGGAAGTGCAGCGGCAGCGGGCGTCCCAGCTGGAAGTTGAGGGCCCTCAGCATCAGCTGCTCCATCTCCAGAATCTGAGACCTGGTGAAGGCGTTGTCTGTGATGTAGGCGAAGTCCCCGACCTCTGGAGCGTACATCTCCTCGTACTTACAGGCCACCAACATGGCCGTCACGCCGACAAGCTGCAGCTTCCTGCGGGAGACCGGCTggacctgcagcagcagcagaggttcGTACGCAGACCATCTCAGGAGAGAAGATGTTCAGACAGATCTTACCTGGAGAAAACGGTCCAGAATGGCAACTGTGAGGTACAGAGtctcctgcagcagctggaatCTGGAGTGAACCTGGACCAGCCAGTCGATCAGCAGCGCTCGCATGCGATCTGTGATCTCGTACCCCTGCATGTAGTTGGGTCGTACGGCCTGCTGCACCTGAGGAGACACACCGAGGTAACGTGGCAGATAAAAGCTGCCCGAGCAACTGAGGGAGGGGGAGAGGTTACCTCCAGGGTGTGCAGGTACTTGTAGATCTCTTTGACGTATTGGGAGCAGAGCTGAGGCTGGTCTGCATCCTGCTCATCCACATCCTGCACCGTCAGCAGCACCTCAGAGAAAGCCTGGCTcagttcctcctcctccacggACACGACAGCTGGCGCCTCTGAAACTGGAGGAAGAGGATCTGCAGCTGGTTGGACCTGGACTACTGGAGCCACCCTCTGGACAAGTTTAGCTTTCTGAGCACAGGACCTGAATGATGGTTTTGAGGGCCCAATTCTCTGTAGAAATATGAGGTTGTTAGATGTGTAAATGGGTGGTGGGAAGAGGGTATCAAGATTCTGTAAATAATCAACTTGTGCAATCTCTTCTGAGACGagtaattaaaatgtttcagtacagttcagtttatttgccatttgcagaaAAGAAACCACGTTGAGTTCCTTGCAACGGTTTTCCAAAGTGCACTGTCAGcatttaacagacaaaacaaaaataaaaatacaacacatggaCACATCTTACAACACATAAtactaacaataaaaacactgtataaataatAGCAGTAAAAGTAGTAACTAAAACAATAAAGTGCATGTCTGAAGTATTTCAAAGTGCATTGTTCAAAGTCATGACAgcttgtgttaaaaaaaaaaacttagtatGAGGAGGTGTGGTGCATTTAATAGCGCGATATCGTTTCCCT contains:
- the ccnb2 gene encoding G2/mitotic-specific cyclin-B2; this translates as MSSVDVRAAPLQTADNPQKMSKTTAAGPRRAALGEMTNFNGAAVNSKRIGPSKPSFRSCAQKAKLVQRVAPVVQVQPAADPLPPVSEAPAVVSVEEEELSQAFSEVLLTVQDVDEQDADQPQLCSQYVKEIYKYLHTLEVQQAVRPNYMQGYEITDRMRALLIDWLVQVHSRFQLLQETLYLTVAILDRFLQVQPVSRRKLQLVGVTAMLVACKYEEMYAPEVGDFAYITDNAFTRSQILEMEQLMLRALNFQLGRPLPLHFLRRASKVANSDVEKHTLAKYLMELTLLDYDMVHYRPSEIAAASLCLSQLLLDGLPWSPTQQHFSTYDEAHLKPIMQHIAKNVVQVNEGKTKFQAVRNKYSSSKLMKISLIPQLKSPIISNMAAAFLKDP